One Engystomops pustulosus chromosome 11, aEngPut4.maternal, whole genome shotgun sequence DNA window includes the following coding sequences:
- the DNAJC12 gene encoding dnaJ homolog subfamily C member 12, translating to MESILNSIEEAVGEDYYALLGCDELSTVEQIITEYKVRALECHPDKHPGNQKAVEEFQKLQQAKDTLTNEESRAHYDHWRRSKIMIPFPQWEALSDSVKMSMHWAVKNKKEAMLEAPDKSSSETHDDISFNSEEKKNQISDENENHLLKKTPENIDLLSPKSPEGSPDMTYCLLRFRWSAEAPSDLLRKFRNYEI from the exons ATGGAGTCTATTCTGAACAGCATTGAGGAGGCTGTGGGGGAGGATTATTACGCTCTGCTGGGCTGTGATGAGCTCTCCACG GTCGAACAAATTATTACAGAATATAAAGTCAGAGCCCTTGAATGCCATCCTGACAAACATCCAGGGAACCAAAAAGCAG TTGAAGAGTTTCAAAAACTTCAACAAGCCAAAGACACCCTAACCAATGAAGAGAGTCGTGCACATTATGACCACTGGAGACGGAGTAAAATCATGATTCCATTTCCACAATGGGAAGCTTTGAGtgattcagtaaaaatg tcAATGCATTGGGCTGTAAAGAACAAGAAGGAAGCAATGCTGGAAGCCCCAGATAAATCTTCAAGTGAAACACATGATGACATTTCATTTAACTCGGAAGAAAAGAAAAACCAGATCAGTGATGAAAACGAGAATCACCTTTTGAAGAAAACACCAGAAAATATTGATTTGCTGTCGCCTAAAAGTCCTGAAG GAAGCCCTGACATGACCTACTGTCTTCTCCGCTTCCGTTGGTCGGCTGAGGCTCCATCGGATCTCCTGCGGaaattcagaaattatgaaatatAA